In Rhizobium binae, the DNA window CTGACCGGACATCAGCTCGGACTTCCTGCCAACTATCCCCTCGCCTGCCCCGCTTGCGACCTTCCTGCCCTGCCCCCGGCTGGTGATCTCGCCCCGGCTCCTGCGTAAGTTCGGAGACTGGTTCAGGTTCAGACAGGGATTCCGGATTCGAATTCTGTATGTGGCGCTCAAACTGGGATTCATTGCTGCTCGCCAGGCGTATTTTATCATGTGATTCCAATGTTTTGATGATGCCGGTTCGGATCGTTTCCAGCTCTTCGAGGAGCGGCGGGAGATTTGCGAGCGTTGCCGCCCTCGGAATGCGCTGCAACAGTGCATGAAACAGCGAAGCGATGTGCTCCCAGTCGCCGGCAACGGCTTGCTCGATGGCGACCGAAATCAGCTTCGTGATATCGCGCCGGCAGATCGTCAGCCGCTCCTTCATTGCCCGCAGCATCTGCCGGTCGGCGACGATCCGTGCCGCCATCGCTTCGATCTCAATGGCGCGGGCAAGCAGCGGCGCGAGGCTGAAGCCATAGGCCTCGTCGATGCCGCCTTCCCTGCCGCGGCGGACATAACGCTTGCCGTTCGGGCTGTCCTTGCGGGAGATCAGGCCGGCCTCGACGAGAACGGCGAGATGCCGGCGCAGCGTTGCGGCGGCCATGCCGCGTGCCCTTAGAGAGAGCTGCGTGTTCGAGGGAAAGACCACCAATCCTCTTTCGCTGGAGAGATCGTCCTCGGGATAAAAGCTCAGCAGCGCATCGAGCACGGTGAGCGCCCGGTCGGTTACGTTGAGCCCTGCCCGGGCCTCGCAGACTGACCTGAACAATTTCCATTTGTTGCGCGTCGTTCCGGCCGCAATCGCTTCGCCGCGCCGCTGTTTCAGCAGCAGGGCAAGCGACATCGGCCGCCGCCCAAAGGGCGTCGTCACAGATTCACTCTCCATTCCTTCACCTCTATTCAGGCAAAAGAAATCCGCTCACCGAAACGATGCGAGGGTTGAGGCTACTGCAGCACCATGCCGCGTCTGAAATGACGCGGGCGCGCTTCAGGACTCTTGACTGGGATTCGTGAAAATGCGATTCTCTGTCTTGCTTAAGGATGTGAGAAGGGCTTCCACGACTCGTTCGTTTGGGGGCCTTTTTCTTTTGCGGTTTCAGTCTCCTTGTCTGCTCTCCTCGGCGAGGAATTGCTCATAGAGCGCATCCAGCCTACCGGAGAGAAATTCACCGAAGCGGCCGGCATTCCTCGCCTTCATCGAGAGCGAGAACGCCTTGCCGTCATTCTTCATTTCCGCCTGCACCGCCTTGTCCAGCGGCTGCCATTTCACCTTCCTGGCGGAGGCGGTCTTCTTCACCGGCCGCGCGCTTTTGTTCAGCGCAGCATAGAGCGCCTCGAAACGTTTGTCGGAAGGTAACTGAGGAAAGTCGGCCTCCTGCAGGACCTTGGCGACGCTTGCCGCATTGGCGGCCTTGCCGGCGAGCAGCGACAGTTCCACCCAGCGCTCGCGCCCGACGCCGGGCGCCGGGCCGATTGCCTGCACCACCTCCTGCGGCAGCCGCTCCATCACCGACATCATCTTCGAGACCGAAGCCGCATTGGCAGCGAGCGCCGTCGAAATCACCTCCCTGTCATAGCCGAGTTCCTCCAGCCGCCGGGCGAAGAGCGCTCGCTCGATAAAGGTGAGGTCGGCGCGGGCCGAATTCTCCTGGCCCTGGGCGATGACATGGGTGCGGTCGTCGATCGCCTTGACGACCGCCCTGACATTGCGGCCGAGC includes these proteins:
- the repC gene encoding plasmid replication protein RepC, yielding MESESVTTPFGRRPMSLALLLKQRRGEAIAAGTTRNKWKLFRSVCEARAGLNVTDRALTVLDALLSFYPEDDLSSERGLVVFPSNTQLSLRARGMAAATLRRHLAVLVEAGLISRKDSPNGKRYVRRGREGGIDEAYGFSLAPLLARAIEIEAMAARIVADRQMLRAMKERLTICRRDITKLISVAIEQAVAGDWEHIASLFHALLQRIPRAATLANLPPLLEELETIRTGIIKTLESHDKIRLASSNESQFERHIQNSNPESLSEPEPVSELTQEPGRDHQPGAGQEGRKRGRRGDSWQEVRADVRSDPARLKSFSLATVLRACPDIAGYGPGSAVASRRDLTAAAMVVRAMLGVSASAYDEAMAVMGPENAAIVMACILERAGQINSPGGYLRDLTRRARMGEFAVGPMLMAQLRLKGRPSPGIDA
- the repB gene encoding plasmid partitioning protein RepB — protein: MARKNLLEGLAEMPDESAGAPNYPMRGAGRSLVRSLDDLAKQAEKFLEGEAVVDLDPDTVEVSFVKDRLSEDDEAFRALVEAIRARGQDTPILVRPHGKIDGRYQVVFGHRRLRAARQLGRNVRAVVKAIDDRTHVIAQGQENSARADLTFIERALFARRLEELGYDREVISTALAANAASVSKMMSVMERLPQEVVQAIGPAPGVGRERWVELSLLAGKAANAASVAKVLQEADFPQLPSDKRFEALYAALNKSARPVKKTASARKVKWQPLDKAVQAEMKNDGKAFSLSMKARNAGRFGEFLSGRLDALYEQFLAEESRQGD